Proteins encoded by one window of Primulina huaijiensis isolate GDHJ02 chromosome 1, ASM1229523v2, whole genome shotgun sequence:
- the LOC140984187 gene encoding probable inactive receptor kinase At2g26730, protein MGQSFRRGDVFGLVMLFLYRVVFVLLVSSGRAGSEPTQDKQALLAFLSQVPHERRLVWNESESACSWVGVGCDATNSSVYFLRLPGVGLVGRIPPNTLGRLTQIRVLSLRANRLTGEIPQDFSQLKLLRSLYLQNNVLTGDFPASIADMGRITRLDLSSNNLTGSIPFSIGNLTSLTGLFLENNGFTGKIPSNVPPQLVDFSVANNRLNGSIPTGFAKFPALAFANNVDLCGDPLPSCNPFFPSPSPSPTLLPNTTPQKKHTKLSTAAIIGISVAGGVLLLLLILAVLFLLLRRRRRTKESSKAPKPPITTEAIAVGEAGTSSSRDDVSGGPLEQPSKLVFVPDGGYSFDLEDLLRASAEVLGKGSVGTSYKAVLGEGTIVVVKRLKDVVYTKKEFEELMQNLGSVKHPNLLRLRAFYYSKDEKLLIYDYLPAGSLSALLHGSRGSGRSPLDWDSRLRIALCAARGIAHLHVSENIVHGNIKSSNILLKQDNLHASVSDFGLSPLFSSSTPPSHRIMGYRAPEVLENRKVTPKSDVYSFGVLLLELLTGKAPNQASLGEEGIDLPRWVQSVVREEWTAEVFDVELMRYQNVEEEMVQLLQIGMACVATVPDQRPSMQEVLKMIEEINRGDTDDGVQQSSDDTLRGGSDGQTPPMGSRASPPSVVMS, encoded by the exons ATGGGGCAGAGTTTTAGGCGGGGAGATGTTTTTGGTCTAGTCATGCTGTTTTTGTATAGGGTGGTGTTCGTGTTGCTAGTGAGCAGTGGGAGAGCCGGCTCGGAGCCGACTCAGGATAAGCAAGCGTTGCTCGCGTTCCTCTCGCAAGTTCCGCATGAGAGACGCCTGGTGTGGAACGAGTCTGAATCGGCCTGCAGCTGGGTCGGAGTGGGATGCGATGCCACCAATTCTTCGGTGTATTTTTTGAGGCTTCCCGGTGTTGGGCTCGTCGGCAGAATCCCGCCGAACACACTAGGTCGGCTTACTCAGATTCGAGTCCTAAGCCTGCGGGCCAACAGGCTGACCGGAGAAATCCCACAAGATTTCTCTCAACTTAAGCTACTCCGCAGCCTCTACCTCCAGAACAACGTGTTAACCGGTGATTTCCCGGCGAGTATCGCCGACATGGGTCGGATTACTCGGCTGGACCTCTCGTCCAACAACTTAACCGGCTCAATTCCGTTTTCTATCGGCAATCTGACTAGTTTGACAGGCCTTTTTCTCGAGAACAATGGATTCACGGGCAAAATTCCTAGCAATGTCCCACCCCAACTCGTCGATTTCAGCGTCGCCAACAACCGTCTCAACGGTTCAATCCCCACGGGGTTCGCAAAATTCCCCGCGCTCGCATTTGCGAACAATGTCGATTTGTGCGGCGACCCATTGCCCTCGTGCAACCCATTTTTCCCCTCCCCGTCCCCTTCTCCAACATTGCTTCCCAACACCACTCCCCAAAAGAAACATACAAAACTCTCAACTGCCGCCATTATCGGAATATCAGTTGCCGGCGGAGTACTATTACTTCTACTCATCCTTGCAGTACTTTTCCTTCTcttgagaagaagaagaaggacCAAGGAAAGCTCAAAAGCTCCTAAACCGCCCATAACAACAGAGGCCATAGCAGTGGGAGAGGCCGGAACATCTTCGTCGAGAGACGACGTCTCAGGGGGTCCATTGGAGCAACCCAGTAAGCTTGTTTTCGTTCCCGACGGGGGCTACAGTTTCGATTTGGAGGATTTGCTGAGGGCCTCGGCAGAAGTGCTGGGGAAGGGGAGTGTGGGAACAAGTTACAAAGCAGTGTTAGGGGAAGGCACAATTGTTGTGGTGAAGAGGCTTAAGGACGTGGTGTATACTAAGAAAGAATTCGAGGAGCTAATGCAGAATCTGGGCAGTGTAAAGCATCCGAATTTGCTTCGTTTGCGAGCTTTTTACTATTCCAAGGATGAGAAATTGCTGATCTATGATTACTTGCCTGCTGGAAGCTTATCTGCTCTTCTCCATG GTAGTCGAGGGTCGGGCCGCTCTCCACTAGACTGGGACAGTAGACTGAGAATAGCATTATGTGCTGCAAGAGGAATTGCCCACCTCCATGTATCTGAAAATATAGTTCATGGAAACATCAAGTCCTCGAATATCCTCCTCAAACAAGACAATCTCCATGCCTCCGTATCAGATTTCGGACTCAGTCCCCTCTTCTCAAGCTCAACACCTCCTAGTCACCGGATAATGGGCTACCGTGCCCCTGAGGTGCTCGAAAACCGAAAGGTTACGCCTAAATCCGATGTCTACAGCTTTGGGGTACTACTTTTAGAGCTATTAACCGGCAAAGCACCTAATCAAGCTTCTCTAGGCGAAGAAGGGATTGATTTACCGAGATGGGTCCAAAGTGTTGTGCGGGAGGAATGGACGGCCGAGGTGTTCGATGTAGAGCTCATGAGGTATCAAAACGTAGAGGAGGAGATGGTGCAACTTTTGCAGATAGGTATGGCCTGTGTGGCCACAGTTCCAGACCAAAGGCCTTCCATGCAAGAAGTTCTTAAAATGATTGAGGAAATAAACCGAGGCGACACAGATGATGGTGTACAACAATCTTCAGACGACACATTAAGGGGAGGATCAGACGGCCAAACACCTCCAATGGGTTCAAGAGCTTCTCCTCCGAGTGTCGTCATGTCTTGA
- the LOC140984195 gene encoding uncharacterized protein encodes MPKERRGRSLSFDRSTLSPYPYRSSCTSLLEENAESIREWENTRCPVCMEHPHNAILLICSSHENGCHPFMCDTSYRHSNCFDQFQKSFAEASDVSHTPDDVPNSASPSPVPVLESAHSPEELLLVGDVPIENPVKPKLVCPLCRGLITGWTVMESARRYMNSKSRSCACETCVFSGSYHDLRKHARLVHPLVRPTDADPERQRNWRRLERQRDLGDLISTLQSSIGEDMADGRTLTIDDGGWLTVFFLVRFSRPPSSSTAHSQLAVRRRRSSRRLWGETTGDGTVDSRESDIESSRVGRILPRRYVRRRLNNQENTAHDSRNNEIESSGTAQSSPRFYVRRRLHNQETVAHDSRNAVGSSESGQSYPRLYVRRRRHNQESVRESGDESSDTG; translated from the coding sequence ATGCCTAAAGAGAGAAGAGGCCGCTCTTTGTCCTTCGATCGGTCAACCCTATCTCCATACCCCTACCGCTCTAGTTGTACAAGCCTTCTAGAAGAGAATGCAGAAAGTATTAGAGAATGGGAAAATACACGTTGTCCGGTCTGTATGGAGCATCCGCACAACGCCATTCTTCTTATATGTTCGTCACATGAGAATGGTTGCCACCCTTTCATGTGTGACACGAGTTACCGCCACTCAAATTGTTTTGACCAATTCCAGAAGTCATTTGCTGAAGCCTCAGATGTGTCACATACACCAGATGATGTGCCAAACTCTGCGTCACCCTCACCTGTGCCTGTTTTGGAAAGTGCACATAGTCCAGAAGAATTATTGTTGGTAGGCGATGTACCCATAGAGAACCCAGTAAAGCCAAAGCTTGTGTGTCCTCTTTGCAGAGGACTAATAACTGGTTGGACTGTAATGGAATCTGCCCGTCGATACATGAATTCCAAGTCGAGAAGTTGTGCATGTGAGACTTGTGTTTTCAGTGGATCATACCATGATCTGCGGAAGCATGCAAGATTGGTGCATCCCCTCGTGAGGCCCACAGACGCTGATCCAGAAAGGCAGCGTAACTGGAGAAGATTAGAGCGGCAGAGGGATCTGGGAGATTTAATTAGTACCCTTCAGTCTTCAATTGGAgaagatatggcagatggaagAACTTTGACCATCGATGACGGTGGTTGGCTGACTGTCTTTTTCCTTGTTAGATTTTCGCGGCCACCAAGTTCTTCAACGGCCCACTCTCAATTGGCTGTAAGAAGAAGAAGGTCGTCAAGAAGGCTTTGGGGTGAGACTACTGGTGATGGTACAGTTGATTCCAGAGAGAGTGATATCGAATCTTCCCGCGTTGGACGAATTCTTCCAAGGCGGTATGTTAGGAGACGTTTGAACAATCAAGAGAACACAGCACATGATTCCAGAAACAATGAGATTGAATCTTCCGGAACTGCGCAAAGTTCTCCAAGGTTCTATGTTAGGAGACGACTACATAATCAAGAAACAGTGGCACATGATTCCAGAAACGCAGTTGGATCTTCAGAAAGTGGGCAAAGTTATCCAAGGCTCTATGTTAGAAGACGGAGACATAATCAAGAGAGTGTAAGAGAGAGTGGAGATGAATCTTCAGACACTGGGTAA